The uncultured Trichococcus sp. DNA segment GAGTTCAATACTAGATTCACTATCTTGAGGAGGAAAAAAATGTTTGATCAAATTGATGAGTTAGCAGTTAATGCAGTACGTACACTTAGCATCGACGCCGTACAGAAGGCCAATTCAGGGCATCCTGGTTTGCCGATGGGAGCCGCTCCGATGGCCTACGCGCTTTGGACAAAACATTTGAAAGTCAACCCTAAGAACAGTTTGTGGGCAGACCGTGACCGTTTCGTATTATCGGCTGGACATGGGTCATCCATGTTGTACAGCTTGCTGCACCTGTCTGGGTTCAACGTAAGCCTGGATGATGTGAAAAACTTCCGTCAATTCGGCAGCAAAACACCTGGACACCCGGAAGTGCATGACACGGACGGCGTGGAAGCGACGACTGGTCCTTTGGGACAAGGGATCGCCAATGCAGTCGGTTTCGCGATGGCGGAAGCGCACTTGGCGGCTACCTACAACAAAGAAAACTTCCCGGTTGTGGATCACTATACGTATTTCCTGAACGGCGATGGCGATTTGATGGAAGGCATCTCCCATGAAGCAGCCAGTTTGGCCGGCCACCTGAAATTGGGTAAACTGATCGGTTTGTATGACTCCAACGACATCTCCTTGGATGGACCGACTTCGAAATCATTCACGGAAGACGTTGCTGCCCGTTTCGAAGCCTACGGTTGGCAACATATCCTGGTCAAGGACGGCAATGATTTGGAAGCCATCTCCAAAGCCATCGAAGAAGCGAAAGCTGAAACGGAAAAACCGACACTGATCGAAATCAAAACCATCATCGGCTTTGGTGCTCCTGATGCAGGAACGCATAAAGTCCATGGCGCTCCATTGGGAGCGGAAGGCGTTTCTTTCGCTAAAGCGGCATACGGCTGTCCGGATGAAGCTTTCTGTGTTCCGGCTGAAGTCACAACCCGTTTCAATGAAAAAATGGTTGAAGAAGGCCAGCAGGCTGAAGCAGCCTGGACAGCACTGTTCAACGACTACAAAGCGGCTTATCCGGAATTGGCGCAACAATTCGAAGATGCCATGGCTAACAAATTGCCTGAAGGCTGGCAAGACAAACTGCCGACTTATGAAGTGGGCAGCGCAGCGAAAGCAAGCCGTGTGACCAGTGCTGAAGCGATCCAAGCATTGGGTGAAGCTGTACCTTATTTCTGGGGCGGTTCTGCGGACTTATCGTCTTCAAACAACACAATGATCAAATCGGCAAGTGACTTTGAGCCGGGCAACTATGCCGGCCGCAACATCTGGTACGGCGTGCGCGAATTCGCGATGGCCGCCATCATGAACGGCATCGTTCTGCACGGCGGAACCAGAACGTATGTAGGGACGTTCTTCGTCTTCACGGATTACTTGCGTCCAGCGATGCGATTGGCTGCCATTTCGCACTTGCCTGGCACTTATGTGATGACGCATGATTCGATCGCGGTCGGCGAAGACGGCCCGACACACGAACCAGTGGAGCACTTGTCCAGCTACCGCGGCATGCCGAACTTGACGGTTCTGCGTCCGGCCGACGGCAACGAAGTCAGCGCGGCTTGGGAAATCGCCGTGTCTTCAGCGGACAAACCAACGATGTTGGTGCTGACGCGCCAAAATCTGCCTGTTTTGGAAGGCACAAAAGAAATGGCCCGCGAAGGCGTGAAGAAAGGTGCTTATGTGCTTTCGCCGCAACAAGGCGAAACGCCTGCCGGCATCCTGATCGCAACTGGTTCGGAAGTGAACTTGGCTGTGGAAGCGCAGCAACAATTGCGTGAAGCGGGAGTGGACGTATCGGTTGTCTCCATGCCGAGTTTCGATCTGTTCGAAGCCCAGGATGCAGCCTACAAAGAAACAGTCCTGCCTGGCGCAGTCCGCAACCGCATGTCCATCGAAATGGGCGCGACCTTCGGTTGGGAACGTTATGTCGGCCTGGATGGCCTGGCATACGGCATCGACACTTACGGTGCAAGCGGCAACGGCAACGTGGTAATGGCGGAATATGGCTTCACTACTGAAAAAGTGGTTGCAGCTTATCAAGCAAAATTCGCAAAATAGATTTCATTTAAATGAAGCAAAAAGCTGCGATCCGCTCCGAGAGGAGAGGGTCACAGCTTTTTGTGTTCTGAGGTGCCCGGTATGTTTCAAAATAGAAATAGATTGAAATAATGGACAAATCTAAAAGT contains these protein-coding regions:
- the tkt gene encoding transketolase, giving the protein MFDQIDELAVNAVRTLSIDAVQKANSGHPGLPMGAAPMAYALWTKHLKVNPKNSLWADRDRFVLSAGHGSSMLYSLLHLSGFNVSLDDVKNFRQFGSKTPGHPEVHDTDGVEATTGPLGQGIANAVGFAMAEAHLAATYNKENFPVVDHYTYFLNGDGDLMEGISHEAASLAGHLKLGKLIGLYDSNDISLDGPTSKSFTEDVAARFEAYGWQHILVKDGNDLEAISKAIEEAKAETEKPTLIEIKTIIGFGAPDAGTHKVHGAPLGAEGVSFAKAAYGCPDEAFCVPAEVTTRFNEKMVEEGQQAEAAWTALFNDYKAAYPELAQQFEDAMANKLPEGWQDKLPTYEVGSAAKASRVTSAEAIQALGEAVPYFWGGSADLSSSNNTMIKSASDFEPGNYAGRNIWYGVREFAMAAIMNGIVLHGGTRTYVGTFFVFTDYLRPAMRLAAISHLPGTYVMTHDSIAVGEDGPTHEPVEHLSSYRGMPNLTVLRPADGNEVSAAWEIAVSSADKPTMLVLTRQNLPVLEGTKEMAREGVKKGAYVLSPQQGETPAGILIATGSEVNLAVEAQQQLREAGVDVSVVSMPSFDLFEAQDAAYKETVLPGAVRNRMSIEMGATFGWERYVGLDGLAYGIDTYGASGNGNVVMAEYGFTTEKVVAAYQAKFAK